A window of the Fuscovulum sp. genome harbors these coding sequences:
- a CDS encoding sugar ABC transporter permease: MSTQSSRLAARVMVAPSVVLLFIWMAVPLAMTLYYSFRLYRLLSPDRTGWVGFTNYLWFFNSPDFWLALWNTLALVGGVLIITVVLGILIALLIDQPVKGQGMLRILVIAPFFVMPPVAASIWENLFMHPQNGLFAAVARGFGTQPILFLEEYPLLSVIGIVSWEWLPFAALILLTSLQSLSSEQLEAAEMDGASALNRLRFIILPHMTRAITVVILIQTIFLLGIFGEIFTTTQGGPGSASTTLPYMIFKQAIAAKDIGRAAAGGIIAVILANIVAYFLMRGIGRHLDA; the protein is encoded by the coding sequence ATGTCCACACAGTCCAGCCGTCTTGCCGCACGTGTGATGGTGGCCCCGTCGGTGGTGCTTTTGTTCATCTGGATGGCCGTTCCGCTGGCCATGACGTTATATTATTCGTTCCGTCTCTATCGCCTGCTGTCACCCGACCGGACGGGTTGGGTCGGTTTCACCAACTATCTTTGGTTCTTCAACTCCCCCGATTTCTGGCTGGCCCTGTGGAACACACTGGCGCTGGTGGGGGGCGTGCTGATCATCACGGTGGTGCTGGGTATCCTGATTGCGCTGCTGATCGACCAGCCGGTGAAGGGGCAGGGGATGCTGCGCATCCTTGTGATCGCGCCCTTCTTCGTGATGCCGCCGGTCGCCGCCTCCATCTGGGAAAACCTGTTCATGCACCCGCAAAACGGCCTGTTCGCCGCCGTCGCGCGGGGCTTTGGCACCCAACCCATTCTGTTCCTTGAGGAATACCCGCTTCTGTCTGTCATCGGGATCGTGTCCTGGGAATGGCTGCCCTTCGCCGCGCTGATCCTGCTGACATCCCTGCAATCGCTGTCCTCCGAACAGTTGGAAGCGGCCGAGATGGACGGTGCCTCGGCCCTCAATCGCCTGCGCTTCATCATCCTGCCGCACATGACCCGCGCGATCACCGTGGTGATCCTGATCCAGACCATCTTCCTTCTGGGCATCTTCGGCGAGATTTTCACCACAACGCAGGGCGGTCCTGGATCGGCCTCCACCACGCTGCCCTACATGATCTTCAAGCAAGCCATTGCCGCCAAAGACATAGGCCGCGCCGCCGCCGGGGGGATCATCGCCGTGATCCTTGCCAATATCGTCGCTTATTTCCTGATGCGCGGCATTGGCCGCCATCTCGACGCCTGA
- a CDS encoding L-iditol 2-dehydrogenase — protein sequence MRLQGKTALVTGAARGIGLEFARAYIAEGARVALADINADAVAKAAASLGPQAMAVQMDVTRQDSIDAGFDAAVAQMGHLDILINNAALFTAAPIAEITRADYDKLFAVNVAGTLFCLQAAARHMIARGQGGTIINMASQAGRRGEGLVAVYCATKAAVISLTQSAGLNLIQHGINVNAIAPGVVDGEHWDGVDAFFAKYEGKAPGQKKREVGAAVPFGRMGTAADLTGMAIFLATPEARYIVAQCFGVDGGNWMA from the coding sequence ATGAGGTTGCAGGGAAAAACCGCCCTTGTCACAGGGGCCGCGCGGGGCATCGGGCTGGAATTCGCCCGCGCCTACATCGCCGAAGGCGCGCGGGTGGCACTGGCCGATATCAATGCTGATGCGGTTGCCAAGGCCGCAGCCAGCCTTGGCCCGCAGGCGATGGCCGTGCAGATGGATGTGACACGGCAAGACAGCATCGATGCGGGCTTTGATGCGGCGGTGGCGCAGATGGGCCATCTGGATATCCTGATCAACAACGCGGCCCTCTTCACCGCCGCCCCCATCGCCGAAATCACCCGCGCCGATTATGACAAGCTCTTTGCCGTCAATGTCGCGGGCACCCTGTTCTGCCTGCAAGCCGCCGCCCGCCACATGATCGCACGGGGGCAGGGGGGCACGATCATCAACATGGCCTCGCAAGCGGGTCGCCGGGGCGAGGGGCTTGTCGCCGTCTACTGCGCCACCAAGGCCGCTGTGATCAGCCTGACGCAATCCGCTGGGCTCAACCTCATCCAGCACGGCATCAACGTCAATGCCATCGCGCCGGGAGTGGTGGATGGCGAACACTGGGATGGTGTCGATGCCTTCTTCGCCAAATACGAAGGCAAGGCTCCGGGCCAGAAAAAGCGCGAAGTCGGGGCGGCGGTCCCCTTTGGTCGCATGGGCACCGCCGCCGATCTGACGGGTATGGCGATCTTTCTCGCCACGCCCGAGGCCCGCTACATCGTCGCCCAATGCTTTGGCGTCGATGGCGGCAATTGGATGGCCTGA
- a CDS encoding carbohydrate ABC transporter permease, with amino-acid sequence MARAVSPRRKTLTTIAAWSVALIIFFPVLWMILTSFKTEASAVASPPELLGADWTMENYVEVWSRSDYPRFFWNSVVISLGSTLLGLAIAIPAAWAMAFVPGRRTKDLLMWMLSTKMMPAVAVMIPLYLLFLQLGLIDTRIGLVLALMLMNLPIIVWMLYTYFKEIPGEILEAARMDGAGLMKEILYVLTPIALPGIASTLLLNVILAWNEAFWTIVLTTTKAAPLSAFIASFSAPQGLFYAKLSAASTMAIAPILILGWFSQKQLVRGLTFGAVK; translated from the coding sequence ATGGCCCGCGCCGTTTCCCCCCGCCGCAAGACGCTCACCACCATCGCCGCATGGTCGGTTGCGCTGATCATCTTCTTCCCCGTGTTGTGGATGATCCTGACCAGCTTCAAAACCGAAGCCTCGGCCGTCGCCTCCCCGCCCGAATTGCTCGGCGCGGATTGGACGATGGAGAATTACGTCGAGGTCTGGTCGCGGTCTGATTACCCGCGCTTTTTCTGGAATTCGGTGGTGATCTCGCTCGGCTCCACGCTTCTTGGCCTTGCCATTGCCATCCCTGCAGCCTGGGCCATGGCATTTGTCCCCGGTCGGCGGACCAAGGATCTGCTGATGTGGATGTTGTCTACCAAGATGATGCCCGCCGTCGCCGTGATGATCCCGCTTTATCTGCTGTTTTTGCAGTTGGGCCTGATCGACACCCGCATCGGCCTTGTCCTTGCGCTGATGCTGATGAATCTGCCGATCATCGTTTGGATGCTCTACACCTATTTCAAGGAAATCCCCGGCGAAATCCTTGAAGCCGCCCGGATGGACGGGGCAGGGCTGATGAAGGAAATCCTTTATGTCCTGACGCCCATCGCGTTGCCCGGCATTGCCTCGACCCTGCTGCTGAACGTGATCCTTGCCTGGAATGAGGCGTTCTGGACCATTGTCCTGACCACCACCAAAGCGGCCCCCCTGTCGGCCTTCATCGCCAGCTTTTCGGCACCCCAAGGCCTGTTCTACGCAAAACTCAGCGCCGCCAGCACCATGGCCATCGCGCCGATCCTGATCCTTGGCTGGTTCAGCCAGAAACAACTCGTCCGGGGCCTGACCTTCGGCGCGGTGAAGTGA
- a CDS encoding HAD family hydrolase produces MTDPQLIIFDCDGVLIDSEVISARQLIHELSGYGVDMDMAFVSRHFLGRSYPVVLQEVRDRWGVQLPDRFEADYRARLLAAFERDLQVMPGVQSLITALRLPYCLATSSSPERMRRSLQITGLSSVFSDRCFTASEVARGKPAPDLFLHAAARMGVDPAACVVIEDSLNGVRAGLAAGMRVWRFAGGSHLKGLDLTPPDDAIPEATYHDFPALRAAHPALFLSESVT; encoded by the coding sequence ATGACCGACCCTCAACTCATCATCTTCGATTGCGATGGCGTGCTGATCGATTCCGAGGTGATCAGCGCCCGCCAGCTCATCCATGAACTCAGTGGCTATGGCGTCGACATGGACATGGCCTTCGTCAGCCGCCATTTCCTTGGCCGGTCCTACCCAGTTGTGCTGCAAGAGGTGCGCGATCGCTGGGGCGTGCAACTGCCCGACCGGTTCGAAGCCGATTATCGCGCCCGCCTTCTGGCCGCCTTTGAACGCGATCTTCAGGTGATGCCGGGGGTGCAATCTCTCATCACTGCCCTGCGTCTGCCCTATTGCCTGGCCACCTCCTCCAGCCCGGAACGGATGCGCCGCTCGCTTCAGATCACCGGGCTTTCCTCCGTGTTTTCAGATCGTTGCTTCACCGCATCCGAGGTGGCGCGCGGCAAGCCCGCGCCCGATCTCTTCCTTCACGCCGCCGCAAGGATGGGCGTCGATCCTGCCGCCTGCGTGGTGATCGAAGACAGCCTGAACGGTGTCCGCGCGGGCCTTGCCGCAGGCATGCGCGTCTGGCGCTTTGCTGGGGGCAGCCATCTGAAAGGGCTTGACCTGACCCCGCCTGACGATGCCATTCCAGAGGCAACCTATCACGATTTTCCAGCCCTGCGCGCTGCCCATCCTGCCCTGTTCCTGTCCGAAAGCGTAACCTGA
- a CDS encoding sugar ABC transporter substrate-binding protein, with amino-acid sequence MNISLRALLGATAALALTGAAMAETTITVATVNNGDMIRMQGLMDDFYAKHPDIKVEWVTLEENVLRQNVTTDIATGGGQYDVLTIGTYEVPIWGKQGWLVSLNDLPAEYDVDDLLPAIRGGLTVDGNLFAAPFYGESSMVMYRKDLMEAAGLTMPDAPTWADIEKAAAAMTNRDAEINGVCLRGKAGWGENMAFLTAMSNSFGARWFDENWNPQFDQPEWKATLDFYLNLMNQYGPPGASNNGFNENLTLFNQGKCGMWIDATVAASFVTGKDSTVADKVGFALAPDNGLGKRGNWLWAWSLAIPSSSDAQDAAKTFVNWATSKEYLELVASKEGWANVPPGTRTSLYENPEYQKVPFAKMTLDSINSADPNAPTVKPVPYVGVQFVAIPEFQGLGTTVGEIFSAALAGQKTADEALAEAQTAVADEMKAAGYIQ; translated from the coding sequence ATGAACATCTCGCTGCGCGCGCTTCTTGGCGCGACGGCTGCGCTTGCCCTGACCGGGGCTGCGATGGCCGAAACCACCATCACCGTGGCCACCGTGAACAATGGCGACATGATCCGCATGCAGGGTCTGATGGACGACTTCTATGCCAAGCATCCCGACATCAAGGTCGAATGGGTGACGCTGGAAGAAAACGTCCTGCGCCAGAACGTCACCACCGACATCGCCACCGGCGGCGGTCAGTATGACGTGCTCACCATCGGCACCTATGAGGTTCCGATCTGGGGCAAGCAGGGCTGGCTTGTTTCGCTCAACGACCTACCTGCCGAATATGACGTGGACGACCTGCTCCCCGCCATCCGCGGCGGTCTGACCGTTGACGGCAACCTTTTCGCCGCGCCCTTCTACGGCGAATCCTCGATGGTCATGTATCGCAAGGACCTGATGGAAGCCGCAGGCCTCACCATGCCTGACGCGCCGACCTGGGCCGATATCGAAAAGGCCGCCGCCGCGATGACCAACCGTGATGCCGAAATCAACGGCGTCTGCCTGCGCGGCAAGGCCGGCTGGGGCGAAAACATGGCCTTCCTGACCGCCATGTCCAACTCCTTCGGCGCGCGCTGGTTCGATGAAAACTGGAACCCCCAGTTCGACCAGCCGGAATGGAAGGCGACGCTCGATTTCTACCTGAACCTGATGAACCAGTACGGCCCTCCGGGTGCCTCGAACAACGGCTTCAACGAAAACCTGACGCTGTTCAATCAGGGCAAGTGCGGCATGTGGATCGACGCCACGGTTGCGGCCTCCTTCGTGACCGGCAAGGACAGCACCGTTGCCGACAAGGTCGGTTTTGCACTCGCCCCCGACAATGGCCTGGGCAAGCGCGGCAACTGGCTCTGGGCTTGGTCGCTGGCAATTCCGTCGTCTTCGGACGCACAGGATGCAGCGAAGACCTTCGTGAACTGGGCGACCAGCAAGGAATATCTGGAACTCGTCGCCTCCAAGGAAGGCTGGGCAAACGTGCCTCCGGGAACGCGGACCTCGCTCTATGAAAACCCGGAATACCAGAAGGTGCCGTTCGCCAAGATGACGCTGGACAGCATCAACTCGGCCGATCCGAACGCCCCGACTGTGAAGCCGGTGCCCTATGTCGGCGTGCAATTCGTGGCCATCCCGGAATTCCAGGGGCTGGGTACGACCGTGGGCGAAATCTTCTCGGCGGCATTGGCCGGGCAGAAAACCGCGGATGAAGCGCTGGCCGAGGCCCAGACCGCCGTCGCCGACGAGATGAAGGCCGCAGGCTACATCCAGTAA
- a CDS encoding urease subunit gamma, whose protein sequence is MNLTPREKDKLLVSLAAMVARGRLARGVKLNHPEAIALITDFVVEGARDGRSVADLMEAGAHVITREQCMDGIPEMIHSVQVEATFPDGTKLVTVHHPIR, encoded by the coding sequence ATGAACCTGACCCCGCGTGAAAAGGACAAGCTGCTGGTCAGCCTCGCCGCCATGGTGGCGCGCGGCAGGCTGGCGCGCGGCGTAAAGCTGAACCACCCCGAAGCCATCGCCTTGATCACCGATTTCGTGGTGGAAGGCGCTCGCGACGGCCGTTCCGTTGCCGATCTGATGGAGGCGGGCGCCCATGTCATCACGCGCGAGCAATGCATGGATGGCATCCCCGAGATGATCCATTCCGTGCAGGTTGAGGCGACCTTCCCCGACGGCACCAAGCTTGTCACCGTTCACCACCCCATCCGCTGA
- a CDS encoding urease subunit beta, protein MIPGEIFPAEGEIILNAEAAQITLMVANTGDRPVQVGSHYHFAETNPGLSFDRAAARGMRLDIPAGTAVRFEPGQSREVGLVPLSGGRTVYGFNGKVMGPL, encoded by the coding sequence ATGATCCCCGGTGAAATCTTCCCGGCAGAGGGTGAGATCATCCTCAACGCCGAAGCGGCCCAGATCACCCTGATGGTCGCCAATACCGGCGACCGCCCGGTTCAGGTGGGAAGCCATTACCATTTCGCCGAAACCAATCCCGGCCTGTCCTTTGACCGCGCCGCCGCGCGTGGGATGCGGCTGGATATTCCCGCGGGCACCGCCGTGCGGTTTGAACCGGGGCAAAGCCGCGAAGTGGGTCTTGTTCCGCTCAGCGGCGGGCGCACCGTCTATGGTTTCAACGGCAAGGTGATGGGGCCGCTTTGA
- the rbsK gene encoding ribokinase, with amino-acid sequence MSDIVILGIFVADTAYRADRQPKMGETILGTSFALGPGGKGSNQSVAAAMAGGKTSIITRLGKDAFADIARATWAKAGVHPHVTEDAESYTGAAYIFLENATGNNAIIVAAGAAGRIDVSDVESNRALIEGAKVFITQLEQPIPAARRALQIARAAGVKTILNPAPAAPLDDDLLALCDFITPNESETESLTGLPVTTLAEAEVAADALLARGVGACIITLGERGALYRDRTQSVHVPVISAGKVVDTTGAGDAFNGGFAVALTEGRSMTEAVRFGCATAGISVTRPGTAPAMPARAEIDALLAAQR; translated from the coding sequence ATGTCCGATATCGTCATCCTCGGCATTTTCGTCGCCGACACCGCCTATCGCGCCGACCGCCAGCCGAAGATGGGCGAAACCATCCTCGGCACCTCTTTCGCCTTGGGGCCGGGGGGGAAGGGGTCCAACCAATCCGTCGCCGCTGCGATGGCCGGGGGCAAGACCAGCATCATCACCCGTCTGGGCAAGGATGCCTTTGCCGATATCGCACGCGCCACTTGGGCCAAGGCGGGCGTCCATCCCCATGTGACCGAAGACGCCGAAAGCTACACGGGTGCGGCCTACATCTTCCTTGAAAACGCCACCGGCAATAACGCGATCATCGTCGCCGCCGGGGCCGCAGGCCGGATCGACGTCTCGGATGTCGAGTCCAACCGCGCCCTGATCGAAGGCGCCAAGGTTTTCATCACCCAACTGGAACAGCCGATCCCCGCCGCCCGCCGCGCGCTGCAAATCGCCCGTGCTGCCGGGGTGAAAACCATCCTCAACCCCGCACCCGCGGCACCCTTGGACGATGACCTTCTCGCGCTGTGCGATTTCATCACCCCCAACGAATCTGAAACCGAAAGCCTGACGGGCCTGCCCGTCACCACCCTGGCCGAGGCCGAGGTCGCCGCTGATGCGCTGCTCGCGCGCGGGGTCGGGGCCTGCATCATCACGCTGGGCGAACGCGGCGCGCTTTACCGCGACCGGACGCAATCGGTGCATGTCCCGGTGATCAGCGCGGGCAAGGTGGTGGATACCACCGGGGCAGGGGATGCCTTTAACGGCGGCTTCGCCGTCGCCCTGACCGAGGGCCGCTCGATGACCGAGGCCGTCCGTTTTGGCTGCGCCACCGCAGGCATCTCTGTCACCCGCCCCGGCACCGCCCCCGCCATGCCCGCCCGGGCCGAGATCGATGCCCTTCTCGCCGCGCAGCGGTAG
- a CDS encoding ABC transporter ATP-binding protein: MGKITLKHVNKSFGEVAVIPDINLTIEDGEFVVFVGPSGCGKSTLLRLIAGLEDVTSGQIDIDGTDATYLPPAKRGLAMVFQSYALYPHMTVRKNIAFPLKMAGLSEDEQEKKVQNAARILNLTNYLDRRPGQLSGGQRQRVAIGRAIVREPAAFLFDEPLSNLDAALRVTMRQEITELHQTLKTTMIYVTHDQVEAMTMADKIVVLNAGNIEQVGSPLELYHRPANLFVAGFIGSPKMNLIAGAEAEKHGATTIGVRPEHLDIGDGGPWRGVVGLTEHLGSDTFLKVVLDSGETITVRASGEVALRHGDRIALSPQAGKIHRFGADGKALA, from the coding sequence ATGGGCAAGATAACACTCAAACACGTCAACAAATCCTTTGGCGAGGTCGCGGTCATCCCCGATATCAACCTCACCATCGAGGATGGGGAATTCGTGGTCTTCGTCGGCCCCTCGGGCTGTGGCAAATCCACTCTGCTCCGCCTGATCGCTGGGTTGGAAGATGTAACCTCGGGCCAGATCGACATTGACGGCACGGATGCCACCTATCTTCCACCCGCCAAGCGCGGACTGGCCATGGTGTTCCAAAGCTATGCGCTTTACCCCCACATGACCGTGCGAAAGAACATCGCCTTCCCGCTGAAAATGGCGGGATTGTCAGAGGATGAGCAGGAGAAAAAGGTTCAGAACGCCGCGCGCATCCTGAACCTGACCAACTATCTTGATCGCCGCCCGGGCCAATTGTCCGGCGGCCAGCGCCAGCGCGTCGCCATCGGACGTGCCATCGTGCGCGAACCGGCGGCCTTTCTGTTTGATGAACCGCTGTCAAACCTTGATGCCGCGCTTCGCGTGACCATGCGGCAGGAAATCACGGAACTGCACCAGACGCTGAAGACCACGATGATCTATGTCACCCATGACCAGGTAGAGGCCATGACAATGGCCGACAAGATCGTCGTCCTGAACGCGGGCAATATTGAACAAGTGGGCTCCCCGCTGGAGTTGTACCACCGCCCCGCAAACCTGTTCGTCGCAGGTTTCATCGGCAGCCCCAAGATGAACCTGATCGCGGGGGCCGAGGCCGAAAAGCACGGCGCCACGACCATCGGCGTCCGCCCCGAACATCTCGATATCGGCGATGGCGGGCCATGGCGCGGGGTCGTGGGCCTGACCGAACATCTGGGATCGGACACCTTCCTCAAGGTGGTGTTGGACAGTGGCGAAACCATCACCGTCCGCGCCAGCGGCGAGGTCGCGCTGCGCCACGGCGACCGCATCGCCCTGTCCCCGCAGGCAGGAAAGATCCACCGCTTCGGCGCTGACGGAAAGGCACTGGCATGA
- a CDS encoding mannitol dehydrogenase family protein, with product MTHHPRASLPAYDRSRLTPGIVHIGLGNFHRAHMAVYLDDLFALGEGMDWAIIGAGVRAPDARMRDALMAQDCLSSVIELDPAGKTARRIGAMVDFLPVSPDNAPLIAAMSRPEIRIVSLTVTEGGYYVDPATGRFDPSHADIVADARTPDRPATAFGAIVAALRSRRAAGVVPFTVMSCDNLPGNGEVTRAAVIGLAQLSDLALADWIAANVAFPNGMVDRITPATGPRERAMAASFGLADDPVPVTCEPFRQWVLEDHFPAGRPPLEKVGVTFTPHVHAYEAMKIRILNGGHAIIAYPGGLMDIEYVHEAMAEPLIAGFLNKVEREEIIPIVPPVPGTDLNAYFDLIRARFSNPEVADTERRLCLDGSNRQPKFIIPSIADNLARGHLPRGLILESALWCRYCMGISDQGRVIEPNDPNWDRLQATARSAATDPAAWLAMEDIYGALGRDPQVIACFAGFLSDLGARGARAVLADYLRG from the coding sequence ATGACCCACCATCCCCGTGCCAGCCTTCCCGCCTATGACCGCAGCCGCCTGACCCCCGGCATCGTGCATATCGGCCTTGGCAATTTTCACCGGGCGCATATGGCCGTCTATCTGGATGACCTGTTCGCGCTGGGCGAGGGGATGGATTGGGCCATCATTGGGGCCGGGGTGCGGGCACCGGATGCCCGGATGCGCGACGCCTTGATGGCGCAGGATTGCCTGTCATCGGTCATCGAACTTGACCCCGCTGGAAAGACCGCCCGCCGCATCGGCGCGATGGTGGATTTCCTGCCCGTTTCGCCCGACAACGCCCCCCTGATCGCCGCCATGTCGCGGCCGGAAATCCGCATCGTGTCCCTTACGGTGACCGAGGGGGGGTATTATGTCGATCCTGCCACCGGCCGCTTTGACCCGAGCCATGCCGATATCGTGGCAGACGCCCGCACCCCCGACCGCCCCGCCACCGCCTTCGGGGCCATCGTGGCGGCGCTGCGGTCCCGGCGCGCGGCAGGCGTGGTGCCCTTCACCGTGATGTCCTGCGACAACCTTCCCGGAAATGGCGAAGTGACCCGTGCCGCCGTCATCGGCCTTGCGCAACTGTCCGATCTGGCGCTGGCCGATTGGATTGCCGCCAACGTCGCCTTTCCCAACGGCATGGTGGACCGCATCACCCCCGCCACCGGCCCGCGCGAACGCGCGATGGCAGCGTCTTTCGGTCTGGCTGATGATCCTGTCCCCGTCACCTGCGAACCTTTTCGCCAATGGGTGCTGGAGGATCACTTCCCCGCCGGACGCCCGCCGCTGGAAAAGGTGGGCGTCACCTTCACCCCCCATGTCCACGCCTATGAGGCGATGAAGATCCGCATCCTGAACGGCGGCCACGCCATCATTGCCTATCCCGGCGGGCTGATGGATATCGAATATGTGCATGAGGCGATGGCCGAACCCCTGATCGCGGGCTTTCTGAACAAGGTCGAACGCGAAGAAATCATCCCCATCGTTCCCCCCGTTCCCGGCACCGATCTGAACGCCTATTTCGACCTGATCCGCGCCCGGTTCTCCAACCCGGAAGTGGCCGATACCGAACGCCGCCTCTGTCTGGATGGATCAAACCGCCAGCCAAAGTTCATCATCCCCTCGATCGCCGATAATCTGGCGCGGGGGCATCTGCCGCGCGGGCTGATCCTGGAAAGCGCGCTGTGGTGCCGTTATTGCATGGGCATTTCGGATCAGGGCCGGGTGATCGAACCCAACGATCCCAACTGGGACAGGCTGCAAGCCACGGCCCGTAGCGCAGCCACCGATCCAGCGGCATGGCTGGCGATGGAAGATATCTACGGCGCGCTGGGCCGCGACCCGCAGGTCATCGCCTGCTTTGCCGGGTTCCTATCCGATCTGGGCGCGCGCGGCGCGCGGGCTGTGCTGGCCGATTATCTGCGGGGCTGA
- a CDS encoding sugar-binding transcriptional regulator — protein sequence MSLPPDPEPSQSDDAARAGWLYYVAGMTQDQIARELGVSRQRAQRLVSRAMTEGLVHVRIEHPIAACLELEQALTDRFSLTRCRVAPGLGAGADPIRAIAPAAAQELERFLAMPDPLVIALGTGRALRGMVDAMTTMDAPQHRLVSMIGNIAPDGSASFFDVIMRIADKVRAPHYPMAMPVISATVEEFAAFKSLGPVRRVRELAERADVIFVGVGQMGDDAPLLADGFITRAELAALQKRGAVGEVAGWVFDAEGRFLEKPETTRHGGVRVEPRLARPAIGVAAGPSKLPAIHAALKAGILNGIVTDESSARAILALG from the coding sequence ATGTCCCTCCCGCCCGATCCCGAACCGAGCCAAAGCGACGATGCCGCGCGGGCAGGGTGGCTCTATTACGTGGCAGGCATGACGCAGGATCAGATCGCCCGCGAACTCGGCGTCAGCCGCCAACGCGCCCAACGACTTGTCAGCCGCGCCATGACGGAGGGCTTGGTCCATGTCCGCATCGAACACCCCATCGCCGCTTGTCTTGAACTGGAACAAGCACTTACTGACCGTTTCTCCCTAACCCGCTGTCGCGTCGCGCCGGGATTGGGGGCAGGGGCAGACCCCATCCGCGCCATCGCCCCCGCCGCCGCGCAAGAGCTTGAACGCTTCCTCGCCATGCCCGATCCGCTGGTGATCGCCCTTGGTACCGGTCGCGCGCTGCGCGGCATGGTGGATGCGATGACCACGATGGATGCCCCCCAGCACCGCCTCGTGTCGATGATCGGCAACATCGCCCCCGACGGCTCGGCCTCATTCTTCGATGTCATCATGCGCATCGCCGACAAGGTCCGCGCCCCGCATTATCCGATGGCCATGCCGGTGATTTCCGCCACGGTCGAGGAATTCGCTGCCTTCAAATCGCTGGGCCCGGTGCGCCGGGTGCGCGAACTGGCCGAACGCGCGGATGTCATCTTCGTGGGCGTGGGCCAGATGGGCGATGACGCCCCCCTGCTGGCCGACGGGTTCATCACCCGCGCCGAACTGGCCGCCCTGCAAAAGCGCGGCGCGGTGGGCGAGGTGGCGGGTTGGGTCTTCGATGCCGAAGGCCGCTTTCTGGAAAAGCCCGAAACCACCCGCCACGGCGGCGTCCGGGTGGAGCCGCGCCTCGCCCGCCCGGCCATCGGCGTGGCGGCAGGGCCATCGAAACTGCCCGCCATTCATGCCGCGCTGAAGGCCGGGATCCTGAATGGAATCGTCACCGACGAATCATCCGCGCGCGCGATTCTCGCCCTCGGTTAA
- a CDS encoding urease accessory protein UreD, with translation MTDQTPLHIHQRSRGEASVCLRLDGARARLVNLRQIGSAKAILPRVGAVPEIVFLNTSGGLTGGDRLSYAVTLDGALCATATTQTAERAYRAGTGVARVEVDLRVGAGGWLDWLPQETILFDAAALDRRTRIDLAPGAGCLALETVVLGRAAMGEHVASLRFRDRREIWDGDRPIHIEPLALTDAALDAGQAVLGGARAFASLVMVAPGLEDAIGPLRRVLDEPGVVAAASAFDGRLTLRAVAQDGWPLRRQIVRALSVLRRGAVLPRVWQFQEKTA, from the coding sequence ATGACAGACCAAACCCCCCTTCACATTCATCAGCGCAGCCGTGGCGAGGCTTCCGTTTGTCTGCGCCTTGATGGCGCGCGCGCGCGGTTGGTCAACCTGCGCCAGATCGGATCGGCCAAGGCGATCCTGCCACGGGTCGGGGCTGTCCCCGAGATCGTTTTCCTAAACACCTCCGGCGGGCTCACGGGCGGCGACAGGCTGTCCTATGCCGTCACGCTGGACGGCGCCCTTTGCGCCACCGCCACCACCCAGACCGCCGAGCGCGCCTATCGCGCGGGTACCGGTGTAGCGCGGGTAGAGGTTGACCTGCGGGTCGGGGCAGGCGGCTGGCTGGACTGGCTGCCACAGGAAACCATCCTTTTCGACGCTGCCGCGCTGGACCGTCGCACCCGCATCGACCTTGCCCCTGGTGCGGGTTGCCTCGCACTGGAAACCGTGGTGCTGGGCCGGGCCGCCATGGGGGAGCACGTGGCCAGTTTAAGGTTCCGCGACCGCCGCGAAATCTGGGACGGTGACCGCCCGATCCACATTGAACCACTGGCCTTGACCGATGCGGCGCTGGACGCCGGGCAAGCGGTGCTGGGCGGCGCGCGGGCCTTTGCCAGCCTTGTGATGGTCGCGCCGGGGCTGGAGGATGCGATCGGCCCGCTGCGCCGCGTGCTGGATGAGCCAGGGGTCGTTGCTGCCGCCTCGGCATTTGACGGGCGGTTGACGCTGCGCGCCGTGGCACAGGACGGCTGGCCCCTGCGCCGCCAGATCGTGCGCGCACTATCGGTTTTGCGGCGCGGGGCGGTGCTGCCGCGCGTCTGGCAGTTTCAGGAGAAGACGGCATGA